The following proteins come from a genomic window of Shewanella halifaxensis HAW-EB4:
- the rpoB gene encoding DNA-directed RNA polymerase subunit beta — protein sequence MVYSYSEKKRIRKDFGKRPRVLDIPYLLSIQLDSFKKFTDQDPTGERGFEAAFRSVFPIKSFSGNSELQYVSYKLGEPVFDVKECQIRGVTYSAPLRVKLRMVLYDREAAPGTVKDIKEQEVYMGDIPLMTDNGTFVINGTERVIVSQLHRSPGVFFDHDRGKTHSSGKVLYNARIIPYRGSWLDFEFDPKDALFVRIDRRRKLAASIILRALDYSTQDILDLFFDRVNFKIKKDSLVMDLVADRLRGETASYDIKDAEGTVLVEKGRRITARHIRQLEKSNTTELEVPVEYISGKISGQDYIDPDTGEVLVSANAEISLEDLAKLSMAGIKEISTLYINELDNGAYISDTLRIDSTTNRLEALVEIYRMMRPGEPPTKDAAEALFNNLFFSEERYDLSKVGRMKFNRRLSIDDDEGTGILSKEDIVAVMKNIIAIRNGFDEVDDIDHLGNRRIRSVGEMAENQFRVGLVRVERAVRERLSLGDLNELMPQDLINAKPISAAVKEFFGSSQLSQFMDQNNPLSEVTHKRRISALGPGGLTRERAGFEVRDVHPTHYGRLCPIETPEGPNIGLINSLSTFARTNNYGFLETPYRKVIDGVVTDEVDYLSAIEEGRYVIAQAIVQLDENGRMMDELIACRHKGDSTFMGAADIQYMDVSPQQIISVAASLIPFLEHDDANRALMGANMQRQAVPTLKADKPLVGTGIERTLAVDSGVVVAAKRGGYVDYVDASRIVVKVNEAELTPGEAGIDIYNLTKYTRSNQNTCINQRPCCSVGDPIVRGDVLADGPSTDLGDLALGQNMRIAFMPWNGYNFEDSILISERVAQEDRFTTIHIQELSCIARDTKLGSEEITADIPNVGESALSKLDESGIVYIGAEVKGGDILVGKVTPKGETQLTPEEKLLRAIFGEKASDVKDSSLRVPNSVKGTIIDVQVFTRDGVEKDKRAVEIEEMHIAQAKKDLTEEFKILEDGVLGRARNLLLATGFDEAQLNAIPRSQLLVQTIDDEAKQTELEQLAEQAEELKADFDKKFEIKRRKITQGDDLAPGVLKIVKVYLAVKRTIQPGDKMAGRHGNKGVISKICPVEDMPYDEKGNPVDIVLNPLGVPSRMNIGQVLEVHMGAAAKGIGNRITEMLEEQRELAELRGYIKQVYELGDEVIQKVDIDSFTDDEILRLAKNLKGGVPIATPAFDGAKEKEIKQMLELAGLPQSGQLTLIDGRTGNEFERKVTVGYMYMLKLNHLVDDKMHARSTGSYSLVTQQPLGGKAQFGGQRFGEMEVWALEAYGAAYTLQEMLTVKSDDVNGRTQMYKNIVDGNYQMQPGMPESFNVLLKEIRSLGINIELDTK from the coding sequence ATGGTTTACTCCTATTCTGAAAAGAAGCGTATTCGCAAAGACTTTGGTAAACGTCCACGTGTTCTGGACATCCCTTACCTTTTGTCAATCCAGTTGGACTCTTTTAAGAAGTTCACCGATCAAGATCCTACAGGTGAGCGTGGCTTCGAAGCTGCCTTCCGTAGCGTTTTTCCCATCAAGAGCTTTTCTGGTAATTCTGAGCTGCAATATGTCAGCTACAAACTAGGTGAGCCAGTTTTTGATGTGAAAGAGTGTCAAATCCGCGGTGTTACATACTCTGCACCTCTACGCGTTAAATTGCGTATGGTTCTGTATGACCGTGAAGCGGCACCTGGCACAGTAAAAGACATTAAAGAACAAGAAGTCTATATGGGGGATATCCCTCTTATGACTGACAACGGTACCTTTGTTATCAATGGTACTGAGCGTGTAATCGTATCTCAGCTACACCGTAGCCCGGGCGTATTCTTTGATCATGACCGTGGTAAAACCCACTCTTCAGGTAAGGTGTTATATAACGCACGTATTATTCCTTACCGTGGTTCTTGGTTAGATTTTGAATTCGATCCGAAAGATGCACTGTTTGTTCGTATTGACCGTCGTCGTAAGTTAGCGGCATCGATCATTCTGCGCGCTTTAGATTATTCAACTCAAGATATTCTTGACCTGTTCTTCGATCGCGTAAACTTTAAGATCAAGAAAGATTCACTAGTAATGGATCTTGTTGCTGACCGTCTACGTGGCGAAACAGCAAGCTATGATATTAAAGACGCTGAAGGCACTGTTCTTGTTGAGAAGGGTCGTCGCATCACTGCACGTCATATTCGCCAACTTGAAAAGTCAAACACTACTGAGCTTGAAGTACCAGTTGAATACATCTCTGGTAAGATTTCTGGTCAAGATTATATTGATCCAGATACTGGCGAAGTATTGGTTTCTGCTAACGCAGAGATCAGCCTAGAAGATCTAGCTAAGTTATCTATGGCTGGCATCAAAGAGATCAGCACACTGTATATCAACGAGCTTGATAACGGCGCTTATATCTCTGACACTCTACGTATCGATTCAACAACTAACCGCCTAGAAGCGCTAGTTGAAATCTACCGTATGATGCGTCCAGGTGAGCCACCAACCAAAGATGCAGCAGAAGCACTATTTAACAATCTATTCTTCAGCGAAGAACGTTATGATCTATCTAAAGTAGGTCGTATGAAGTTCAACCGTCGTCTAAGCATTGATGACGATGAAGGTACTGGTATTCTTTCTAAAGAAGATATCGTTGCCGTGATGAAGAATATTATTGCTATCCGCAACGGTTTTGACGAAGTAGATGATATCGATCACCTAGGTAACCGTCGTATCCGTAGTGTTGGCGAAATGGCTGAAAACCAGTTCCGTGTAGGTCTTGTTCGTGTTGAACGTGCCGTACGTGAGCGTTTAAGCCTTGGTGATCTTAATGAGCTAATGCCTCAAGATCTGATCAACGCTAAGCCAATCTCTGCAGCTGTTAAAGAATTCTTTGGCTCTTCACAGCTTTCACAGTTCATGGACCAAAACAACCCATTGTCAGAAGTAACGCATAAGCGTCGTATTTCTGCTCTAGGTCCTGGTGGTTTGACTCGTGAACGTGCTGGTTTCGAAGTTCGAGACGTACACCCGACTCACTACGGTCGTCTATGTCCAATCGAAACGCCAGAAGGTCCAAACATTGGTTTGATCAACTCGTTGTCAACCTTTGCTCGTACTAACAACTATGGCTTCCTAGAAACACCTTACCGCAAGGTTATCGATGGTGTGGTTACTGATGAGGTTGATTACCTTTCAGCAATCGAAGAGGGCCGTTATGTTATCGCACAGGCTATCGTTCAGCTAGATGAGAACGGTCGCATGATGGACGAGCTAATTGCTTGTCGTCATAAAGGTGATTCAACCTTTATGGGTGCAGCTGACATCCAGTATATGGACGTTTCACCACAACAGATTATTTCTGTTGCGGCATCGCTAATTCCGTTCCTAGAACACGATGACGCGAACCGTGCATTGATGGGTGCGAACATGCAACGTCAGGCTGTTCCAACACTAAAGGCCGATAAGCCGCTAGTTGGTACAGGTATTGAGCGTACACTTGCTGTTGACTCAGGCGTGGTTGTTGCTGCTAAGCGTGGTGGTTATGTTGACTACGTTGATGCGAGCCGTATCGTTGTTAAAGTTAACGAAGCTGAGCTAACTCCAGGCGAAGCGGGTATCGATATCTACAACTTGACCAAATACACGCGTTCTAACCAGAACACTTGTATTAACCAGCGTCCTTGTTGTTCTGTTGGTGACCCAATTGTTCGTGGCGACGTACTTGCCGATGGTCCATCTACCGACTTAGGTGATTTGGCTCTTGGTCAGAACATGCGTATCGCGTTCATGCCTTGGAACGGTTACAACTTCGAGGATTCGATCTTAATCTCTGAGCGTGTAGCTCAGGAAGACCGTTTCACGACTATCCACATTCAAGAGCTTTCGTGTATCGCTCGTGATACTAAGTTGGGTAGTGAAGAGATCACTGCTGATATTCCAAACGTTGGTGAGTCTGCGCTTTCTAAGCTTGACGAATCAGGTATCGTTTATATCGGTGCAGAAGTTAAGGGTGGTGACATCCTAGTTGGTAAAGTGACACCTAAGGGTGAAACACAGCTGACTCCAGAAGAGAAACTTCTCCGTGCGATCTTTGGCGAAAAAGCCTCTGACGTTAAAGACAGCTCTCTACGTGTACCTAACTCTGTTAAGGGTACTATCATCGACGTACAAGTATTTACTCGTGACGGCGTTGAGAAAGATAAGCGTGCTGTAGAAATCGAAGAGATGCATATTGCTCAGGCTAAGAAGGACTTGACTGAAGAGTTCAAGATTCTTGAAGATGGTGTTCTTGGTCGTGCTCGCAATCTGTTATTAGCGACAGGTTTCGATGAAGCCCAGCTTAATGCGATTCCACGTTCTCAGTTGTTGGTTCAAACCATCGATGATGAAGCGAAGCAAACTGAGCTAGAACAACTAGCTGAGCAAGCGGAAGAGCTAAAAGCCGATTTCGATAAGAAGTTTGAAATCAAACGCCGCAAGATCACTCAAGGTGATGATTTAGCACCTGGCGTACTTAAGATCGTTAAGGTTTACCTAGCGGTTAAGCGTACTATCCAGCCTGGTGATAAGATGGCGGGTCGTCATGGTAACAAGGGTGTAATCTCTAAGATTTGTCCTGTTGAAGACATGCCATACGACGAGAAGGGTAATCCAGTAGATATCGTATTGAATCCACTAGGTGTACCTTCACGTATGAACATCGGTCAGGTACTTGAAGTTCATATGGGTGCTGCCGCTAAAGGTATCGGTAATCGTATTACTGAGATGCTTGAAGAGCAGCGCGAATTGGCAGAACTTCGCGGATACATTAAGCAAGTTTATGAATTAGGTGACGAAGTAATTCAAAAAGTCGACATCGATTCATTCACTGATGATGAAATCTTGCGTCTTGCTAAAAACCTAAAAGGCGGTGTACCGATTGCTACACCTGCGTTTGATGGTGCCAAAGAGAAAGAGATCAAGCAGATGCTTGAACTTGCAGGCTTGCCACAATCTGGTCAGTTAACACTGATTGATGGTCGTACTGGTAATGAATTTGAGCGTAAAGTAACCGTAGGTTACATGTACATGCTCAAGCTTAACCACTTGGTTGACGATAAGATGCACGCTCGTTCTACGGGTTCGTACAGTCTTGTTACTCAGCAGCCATTGGGTGGTAAAGCACAGTTCGGTGGTCAGCGTTTCGGTGAGATGGAAGTATGGGCACTTGAAGCTTACGGTGCAGCATATACCCTTCAGGAAATGCTAACTGTTAAGTCAGATGATGTGAACGGTCGTACTCAGATGTATAAGAACATCGTCGACGGTAACTATCAGATGCAACCAGGTATGCCTGAATCTTTCAACGTATTGTTGAAAGAGATCCGTTCGCTCGGTATCAACATTGAGTTGGATACCAAGTAA